The following nucleotide sequence is from Chloracidobacterium validum.
TGTCCATCGTGGCGGGATTGTTGATGCCAAAACGATGATGACCCTGTTGCTGGTTGATGCTCAACGGCGGGAATCAGCATTCTCTGCCGAGCAACGCCGGACGGCCACCTCGCCACTTCCCGATTGCCTGCCGGGGCCCGGTGACGGACGCGGCGGAAGCTAACCTCAGGCCGAACTCAATCAAGCTGCCGACATGGTTTGCCGACACGAAGGCCAGTCGCTACCCTTGCGCGCTGGTGAAACCGTAGCGCCAGCACGATTCTCTTCCAAGGCGAGTGGCGATGTATAGCCTGCAATTTGAAACCATTTATCCCATCGTTGAACTCAAGGCCAAAAAGGGCGTCACGGTCACGGAGGTTGACCCGGACGGCCTTGGCGCAGTCGTGGGGCTTCAGCCGGGCGACCGAATTCTTGCGGTCAACGGGCGCAAGGTGCGGGACTACTTGGATTTTCAGTTCTACAGCGGCTCAGAAGACATCGTCGCGCTCACAATCGCCAACAGGGATGGGACAACCCGGCAAGCGGAGGTCGAAGTTGGCGAGGGCGACATCTGGGGCCTCGACTTTGAAGCCTTCAAACCACGCCAGTGCGGCAATGAGTGCCTGTTTTGTTTCTGCGAGCAAAACCCGCCGGACGCCCGCCCATCGCTGTTTTTCCGGGATGAAGATATTCGCCTGTCGTTCCTGCATGGCAACTACACGACCATGACGACGCTCACCGCGGAGGAGTTCAACCGGATCGTCGAGCAGCGTCTTTCGCCACAGTACGTTTCCGTTCACGCCACCGATCCGGAAGTCCGCCGTCATTTACTGGGCCGCAAACAGGCCGACGACATTCTGGGCACGATGCGGCGGCTGCTGGCCCACGGAATCGAGCTTCATGCGCAGGTCGTCCTCTGCCCGACGATCAACGACGGCGATATTCTACGGCGTACCATCTATGACCTAGCGGCGCTCCATCCCGAGGGCGTCAGTTCGGTGGCAATTGTTCCACTGGGACTGACCAAGCATCACCGGAACCGGCACTTGCTCGTCGCCCCAACCGATGCGTGGGAAGCAAGCATCATCGAACTGGTCGAGCCGATCCAACGCGAGCTGAAGCGTCGCTACGGGACGAGCTTCGCCTTTCTGGGCGATGAGTTTTACGTCCGCGCCGGCGTTCCGATTCCATCGGCGCGCC
It contains:
- a CDS encoding DUF512 domain-containing protein, translated to MYSLQFETIYPIVELKAKKGVTVTEVDPDGLGAVVGLQPGDRILAVNGRKVRDYLDFQFYSGSEDIVALTIANRDGTTRQAEVEVGEGDIWGLDFEAFKPRQCGNECLFCFCEQNPPDARPSLFFRDEDIRLSFLHGNYTTMTTLTAEEFNRIVEQRLSPQYVSVHATDPEVRRHLLGRKQADDILGTMRRLLAHGIELHAQVVLCPTINDGDILRRTIYDLAALHPEGVSSVAIVPLGLTKHHRNRHLLVAPTDAWEASIIELVEPIQRELKRRYGTSFAFLGDEFYVRAGVPIPSARHYGDYPQIEDGVGMIRRFMDGFQKAVRRARKRPPTGTFPTTTVATGALFASQLSRLAEQLNGIFGTRLRTVAIPNEYFGHEVNVAGLVTGSDLIAARDAFQGERLLIPNEMVMGERHLFLDNLTLEDVRNRLGMKVQLAGVTGEDFVKAALETGH